The genomic window TACGAGATGACATATTGCGGATGTGGTACACAAGGTTGTCCCGACAATGCCCCTTGCAGATGgtattagtattattatattTACTTTTACATTCAGATATTACTTCCAGTACTCCCAGAAAGGATGAGATTCAGTTCGTTGATCCCTCCTTCGTTGGCCATTAAATATCGTTTCTGCAATGATTTACACTCAAGAAAGTCAAGATATTGTGGAATGAGGTTTTCGCGCGTAATAAATTGTAGTACTTTGTATACAATTTGACCTCATTTGTACGTGTCtgtattttaaattatttatgtAGAAAATTCTCATAAATCATGAAGATCTTGtctttaaaatttcaattttgaataCTCTTATATCCAATTTTAACTTTGAGGTTGTTGTACGGGTATAAATAACTACTAAAAAGGAATTGAACTTGAATTATTTTGATTAGTTGTCTTTTGTTTGAAGACATTGCACAGGAATTGTAAAAAGCAATTAATCATCTAAAAGTATTAATAAATGTCATCATCTCAAGTATAAGAAACATCAAAGTAAAGTGAAGTCAGTTGGGTATCGAGTGGTTCAATTTCAGCCCATTTAAACCTCAAATGAGGTGTTTTGCTATTATGTGTGCGAGAagtgcgcaaaattgtgcaattttactccAAAGCATGGTGTTTTTCGTACTAAAAAGGCAAATctacagggcaattattgctttattttttgttctttatgatttttattttagGGGACATGTTTCCCCCCTCTCCTCCTCCCGCCGCCTATAAGTGTATTCATATTTTAGGATACATAGTCATCTTAGCATATTGCTCTTGTAGCTCGGCTTGAGCAATAGCTATGAGTTTGACTAACGATATGAACATGATAGGGCTCAATTTACGAAGGACGGATTGTTGTACATACATATCTCAAAGCACAAAGCACATCTCCaacgtctcatccagagcagcAGGACAGAGGCTGAGCGCTCTaaggagagttgcaaataaactcaATGTCAGATGCAGAGCAACTGTTTACAAGGCTCAAGTTCGCTTTGTAATGGAATATGCCTCACTATCTTGGATGATGCCATTACTCTAGGATTATTAGACTCATATGCGTGAGCGAATCATAGGCATGAGCGAAGAGGAAGCTAGCACAATgttgaacatcacatctctccatcaaagacgtcaggTGGCTGCAGCAACGGTCCTCTagcagcttgtgcccaccagatcctaaggctaccaaagccatttgtagtcagaagaactacccgctccagcttgtccatgccttgccatgctctcacggTACCAGTTtctatctactggcaggaccttcatccacactgcagttcacgtttgaaATAACCTACCAGAGATGGAgtaggagacatatctgacaacggcgcaccaaCCTTCAAGAGCaaagtgcataagcatcttatttcttGTGTCTGATGCTTTGCTGTACCCGTTTACTTTTGTTGTCCCTAAGCTGCTGTGGATCACTAATTGGcacatgtggttgtcttttatagtgcctaggtgcctataaGTGATTGctctgtgtcactcctcatgggctattgttccctctagcattttatataaaaatatatatagatAAAGGTACATATCTATATAATGTCCAGATGTAAATGGTATTATTTGTATTCTCAGAATTGATAATTAGATTCAGTTCGTTGACCCCTCCTACGTTGGCCATTAAATATCGTTTCTGCAATAATTTACACTCAACAAAGACAAGATATTGGGGAATTCATATTCGTCACTTCTACTTCCATGATTGCAGGTGTTCACGCGAATGTATTGCTTTGTACTGACAATTTGACCTCATTTATAGTATCtgtattttgaaatcatttaGATTATTTGATTATATAGTATATAATATATACGTATATTATAGGAAATTCTCGTGAGTCATATAAAGAATACAGCATGCTTATATCGCAATTTTTCTTTATAttagaaaatgacataaaaacTTTCGCCCAAAATacttttatgttttaatttgagAAACGCACACGTAAGCAAGTATACACACTTGgtaaaatattgctatattttgccaaatttaaatTCTAAAAGCATTCACTTTTGGCGTGTTTAATGGGGCATTATGGCCATAGCAAATATCTTTGCCCTTGATCTTGTCCAAGTTATTAAAAGGTTTGATTAggaaacacacacacccctacacacccccacacactcaCACAAAAGATTTCTCTAAAGCACAATAGAATTCTTCATAATTTGGATCAAACAAAATCACGACAGTCAAGAATATATCGCATTTGGTACTTATTTACTTCGAGTCCGAGGGTCAACTCTCGGGAGGCAAAATGAATTAATCTAAGGAATGAGGAAGGTTAGGAATATTCAAATATTGCCAATAAAAAAACGGGGTTGAATGTATTGAAAGTCGAAAGGGAAAAACTCACGTAGAAGCGCTTGTTGGGGTCCTTTTTATTAGTCTTAACTGGACGTTATTCCCAATGATGGTTTTCTAACCAGACAGTATCAAATGATTACAGAAAACAaccgaaaaacaaaaacaaccacatcacacacacacatcccTACATAAATCCCGCTTGGAACCCATTCCACTACAAGCACATTTTATGACACATTATAAATTCATCTTAAATTGTCTTCCATGTTCAGGTATAGATTGTTGTAAATAGGGGCGACATCACTTGGTTCTCATAAAACTGCGGATTTATATATCGACATTAGGTTGTGCACAATCAGTGGTGTGTAATAATGATAATCATATATGTGTTGGTAGTGAGTCTTTTTGTTACTTTACTTTTTACACAACAGATATCGCACAAAATGGACCTCGATGTAACTCCCTCCTTCTTAATgctgaccaaaaatatcaaatattaacgACTTTCAATGGTTACATTACTTATTCCACCCCTTGGATGTCGTGTATTTACGTTCAAAATTATATAGCAATTACTTTGATTAAtcatttatttgtatattttccCGTTCTGTTCGTCTATGTGTCTATGCTATGTCTACTAGCATTCGCCTTCTTGTCAAATTACACAGTTTTGTCAGTTTGGAAATAGTTGTGATATACAGGCAAAGATGAACACTATATTAGATTGTGAAATAGGACCCTACCAATAATTCTCAGGTTAAAATCAGCTGTCACAAGTTGATGGGAGAAGATAGATACATCTATAAAATTTGAAGATTGTACCAAACTTGTGACAATCTCAGCCAATAACTTACACGTATCAAGTGGTAATCCTTTTCGGCTGACATCAACGTTGCCAATAAAACCGAGGATTAAGCAGCGTTTCTATGATAGGTTATTCCATATTTATTGACTTTTACACGTGGTGAATCAGTTTCAACAGAATATTAAAATTGTGCGATGCTCTATGACTTGTTTCTTCTATCCGAAAAGTGCAACGATCTTTACCTAATTGCACTTCGAACAAAAGGGAGATTTCAGGAGATTTTGTTTTAATTACCCTTATTTTTACAAAAGACACTTTCCCCATTTTGAACTCATTATGTACTATTTCAAgaattgttatgtaatatttgTGCTAGGTAAGGGGAACGCTCATGGTCAAGCAGGAGATAGTATATTACCACTGTGGTGCAAGTCTCAAGGTCAGGCATCTCGGTAACTACAGAACAGGTGCAAATGGCAACATTCCATCTTTCTCTTTTACCAATCCAACCGTgtaattaatgttttaatgttcTCTATGCTCCTGGTGTTTCATAATTACCTctatatttatcactgattttgtttaaATCGCGAATTGAATTGTAAACATATAGCCTAAATATATTCTTACGTTCTTCAAGCAATAAGATATTGGTACGTTTAACATTCTTTCACGCTACTTTGTGGagtttcatcttcttcttcttttgttttAGTTTTGCATTATACGTACGAAAAGAAACTCGGTCTCTGTTTTCATTTCTGAACATATGAACGTGACTAATTTGATTACCAGTTACCATCATTGAGCCCAAGAAGGTGTTGAGGCTCCCTTTTGTGCAGGTGAGAAACAGATCATCTATAGGATACGTGGTTCTCGTAGGTGATAATTCAGTTCGGGCGtttgatttgtaatacaatcgaaTAAAGAAACAAATATCATAAATTATACGGTGTACAATAGCAATGGGTCTAATATCCTATTGTAATTTACCATGTTTGGTTGGCTAGCCtcattaatttttgttgttgttgattgggTAGAGGTGATTCAACTGAATACAGAAACAACAACCAAGACACTAGATTTCATCAGACTGGTTTAAGGACAACATTAAACGAAACAGTGTTTGCTGAAAAAGTTGGGGAAAGGTTTAAAAAAAGGTCACTTACAAACTTAATTATATCTTGCATAATTCTTCATTAATTATTACAGATTTCATAGTATCATTTTGAAAGCATGCAATAATTAGCAGAATGCTGCTATACGTTGTTTCCTTATCCATACGCTTAATTGGTTTTTAATGTACCAACCATGCAGTAACGATTCAAAGTCAACTGATTGAAAGCTTTGCCAGACTTCATTTTGTGCTTCTTCCACCGGATTAAGTCTCATTCTAAAAGGAGTGCTCATGAactaaaaataatgatggttaAAGCTAGTCCTACTCGTTtagttgataaataaaataacacgGTGTATTATAGGAAATGAACGGTAAGAGTTAAGTAGAATATACAATATTGATTATTATCTTATTAAAGGTGTATTACCAGATCGACAGCCCCATCCCCGCCATCACAAATGAGGAAAGCTCATCGTCTCATTgccccagtaaaatttaacgcTTGAGATAATGTTTCGTTAGCATGGTGCGAACAAAAAGTGGGATCCACCATGGGGCATtgacacgtttttgcttctctctcatatcaaaaccactggcGCAAGGCATTCAAAGTTTGGAAATAAATTGCTTTAATAATAAActtcaatgtaagatagaaaacagaatatgaaacattttgaccacccacctttaagcCCGATACAAACtaaaaagaaatagattttgtcTAATAATATACATGTTGCGTGATTGATGCATTTAACGTTTTATGCAGCAACAAAACAGCTCTTATCATGACTAGCATATATATTTTTACCCAGGTACTAAGGTTACTTAACTTAACGGAAACACTGACCTGGACAAAATAAGAAGTCCTTTTTGAGCAGTCAAGGTAGAGCGTATGTACCTGGAATATTTACTTTATGGTCAATTACTTGAGCGCTTAAAAGCCGCTTGACCAGCATTTCATGTACTTGTTCCGTTTGCAAGAGTTGGCCGGTAATATAGAGCAAGTAGAGCGGAAAAATGTATATAGAAAAAGAAATGGAACCAAGTGGGTTATCATGATTTCAATTTGAAAACGCCAACTTTATAACAATAAAAGCAGGATGATGCGAGCAAACACACGGTCCCGAAGCGTGTATCATTTTGTTTTCTACGTGCCCCAGGTTAATCATTCATCAGTCATCTATAATTTGTTAGTTATTTGCATGTCAATTAAATgcaattgaaattaaattcacgtAACGACACAAAAATTAGATTTCCTCCTCGCTGTACAGGGTCAAAATGAATATACTCGTATAATTCAACTGATGTATCCAGCTTGACGCATGTATTTAACTTCAATACCAGTGTTGGCTGTTCCCCCCCAATGTCTTAACAAATTTTACGCTTCACCATTTGGGGCATTGCTTTTAGTCAATATCTTCCATAGTTACCTCACGCAGACTGCTATGGCTATATGAAGTTGAACAAATTTGAAATCACAGGAACCTAGATGCTTATATCATCCTGCGAGGATATCAGAAATTATTACCATAAAGAATATCATTTAAAGTcctattcagtgatctcagcaaagtataaataaatcaactagcaggctatgttagcgcatctatgacaatgacaaaggtaccaaaagctgaattttgatgatattacAGAGGCGAGATCCCTTGTTTATTATCGTCAGATACTACCAAATACGGTAACAAAACATCCGGAAAAAGACCTTGGACTATTTCATTACACCCATCTCCCTAAAGCTCacataaaaacatatttaaatCCCCAAAAGTCTAAGTAATAAAACAATACCCACTTCCTACTTTGCATACATCCAACATGGCTGACATATCAAAAATGGTCAAATCTGGTTATAGATCAAATTTTATCCTGTTGGCCACAACTAAAGAACCGTACATAATAAAcaagtcaaactatacttttgcaAGGATCAACCGGATTTATAGGCAATATAAAAACATCGTACAACTGGTACAGGCAACTAAACCATTTCGTCAACTTCGATTAACTCACTAAAATCAAATGTTGCAAACAAGTAGTGAGTTTCAACATTTGCACACCATTTGTAATTGTTATCAGACTCGTACACCGACTCGTGCAGCGCGCTCTCTATAGTAAGCACTAAACAGAACAACATGTTTCGTTGTTTTCCGATCCGTGTTTGGTCATCGATTTGTCGACACTACGCGTGCTAAATATTTCATTAAATACGCTGTGTGTTGTGTCCTTCATGACTTCTATCATTAATTGATGAGTATTACGCCATATTGAATCAATATGTTGCTGGGAATATTCGAAAAATCAAGAAAATCATGTCTGAGTATAAATTTAATGGTTAAAGATATAAATAACATAATGCCTGCATATAAAGGTGTTTTGAGACTGTTCTGATTAGTTGAGATATTTGCGATATTTGTGTGTGATCACTATAGACAAAATAGCGCTGACTTATGAGAGGCAGGCTATAATCAGATGTTGTTCTTGCTTCGGATTGAGCTACCCCGGGGAACATTAAAACAACATTTATACCGCCAAGTCTTAGCTAGTACCTTTTCAGTTCATAGACAGACCATTCAATCTCGTCTCAAGTTAAATACACAACATATTCCTCCAAAGATGTCAAACGCATCAGCGATGACTGTGATCAATGTTATTTTTTGGTCAGTTCCTTTTTTGGTGATGAAAGAGGCATACGACAAGGTCATTTTCATGTCACTTAttgataatattaaaaaaaaaagtctgaaaagaTTCAAGTCACCAATGGGAGATTGAACTACGTAACAAAATAAGCTCAAGGCGGGATTGGTTCGATGACCTTGCAATCTGGGAATGCTGTAATTAACATCTTGTTGTAAATACTTGTAATCAaatatatgaggttaattaacaTCTTGACGTTAATACATTTAATTAAATAGATGTTAATTAACATGCCGTTAATACTTGATTAAATAAATAGATGATAACTCTTTTTTGCGCATACAGGGTGTCCTTATATAAATGTAATGCCCGAACGAAACGGAACAAAATAGATGATTTTGTTGAGGCATAAAACAGCTACCACATActctttgaattttgacaattgacctgtctttgcttgaattaaaataatttgaaatcaCACCTCATTTTTAATCCATTCCATGAGTCAAATATAAACTATATTGAACATGTCCAGTGCTGACCGTAAAACAGACACAGTTCATGACATTGATTGATTCATGTATTTGTATTCGTGGAATGGATTTGAAATTAGgtattttcgtaaaattcttatatttcaaaaacaaaacggggtaagttttaaaaattaataaaaatctgTTTTACCTCACAAAtagaccatgggacaaggcttgctaagtgcttcagaaagtagttttcgttctccctttctgggtagaggatggtttatacatgaaaatatagctattatatcactgatcaataatataacatttcccacttgcacgttactgtgtaatttaggagttatttagggttaaaaatgtgttttcgtgattttttccatttttgcacaaaatgtcaaatattaaaatagctgtaactttcaaaataaattgagtagaaatttcatttctattgtagatgttacatattacatggatgtctaacactggtgaataaaaatgtcacagcacaactctaaaatataaaaaaaaaatggcaaaaaccatatttttgtgctatttcggccatttttgagctaaaaatgtaattttgcatggggaaaaaataaatataaattttattgatttaagaaatatgtcattatgtcaacctagttattctgaacaaaaaagttaataatggtgaatgtctgtgacctatagtttttgatctatggccctttcaaattcatatatggactaaaatagcatgtttttgttcaatatttccaatattacgccaaaaatggccctttatggccattttaaccaacttgttatgttagtttttggaaagtgggaactacacttaataatatgaacatgtaattgtactttaatgttaagctatttcaagatccactagtatgcccactaccgtggtagcagcaattttatctactttcaatgcagtaaaatgatgactaaaatgattttgctgcattgaaagtagtaaaattaacgatataattgcttctgccatggaaaccgagctaccagtggatctataactagcttaaaatgaaagtactataatatatccataatatatgtgaagttcccactttccaaacactgaaaattttgttaaaattacaaaaaagtaccattttcagcctaatattggaaaaattgacaaaaacatgctatctTAGTCCATacgtgaatttgaaagggccatagatcaaaaactataggtcacagacattcaccatcattaacttttttttgttcagaataactaggttgatataatgacatattttttaaatcaagaaaatatatatttattttttccccatgcaaaaattacatttttaggtcaaaaatggcaaaaatagcacaaaaatatggtttttgccattttttttatattttagagttgtgctatgaCATTTTTTTTGACACCAGTGTTGGaaaatccatatgacatgtaacatctacaatagaaatgaaatttctactcaaattatttttaaagttacagctattttaatatttgacatttttgggcaaaaatggaaaaaaatcacgaaaaacacatttttaaccccaaataactcctaaatgagtaaagtaaaacgtgggaactttttggatattaattcagacatatatttactcttgatttgttatgtttttatgttctgcccaagagtggactacggaagtgaaagataaatgcccatgtcccataTTCTAAAATGGATAAAGTATTCGGTTAGTTTGATCCGGGCATTAACCCTAGGTCCGATTTTGTTTCCTATCGCCGTAAGACGCTCAGAACACCAGAGAGCGTACCAAATGGTATGTATATAAACAGGGTTGATGAATACTGGTCAACCTTTACCATTCAAATCGCAAATggattttttcaaacaaattattttgaatatcaaatGTTACTTTCCTTTTGAATTGACTCTAGACCTCTTCAAATTTTCACTGAACATGCTTCGCCACCTGGATTGTATTTCTTTATTATAACTATGGTAACAGAGGAACATCTGCCCACGCTAATTTGATAGTGGCGATGACAATGTGATTATTGTATAGGTACCCTGGCCTACCACGATATCaatggaaaatatattttttgaatatTCTCATTGATATTTTTAAACTCCTTTTTAAACCTTATAGCaacattttatattattgtttttacATTGGTATAAAAAATACTTTCTCAACATAAAGGTTGATACCAAACAGGCTTAATTCAGGTCGTTGGTCTGTACGTCCCTGTGCCGTAAGATGCCCAAGCGGTTATTTGACTTGCATCTATTTATAACGGATGTGCTCTTAACCTATCCCTAGTGTATCACCACAAACCGACTAATGCATGTTACTTTCAATCCCAAGTACTTGAAACAAATGCAGAGCCAGTTTGCTTCCTAGACAAGTGCGCTTTACAATCGTGTTCAAATTATCAACAACACTCTCTTGACATCATCACCTAAGTAACATTATTCACTTCTTATTTCAAGTTTCAACATATTTTAATCTTTTATTCACTTTTGTTTCTTTCTCCTTGTTCTACAGGAAAACGAGATGAGTTGGACAAACGGCAGCGAAGACATCGACTTTTACTACCAGTCGGTGACGACCACCAATAGAACTTTACCACATACACCGGTGGCGCTCGTTTTTATATGTATTAGCGCCTTCATTAGTCAAGTATTAACTATTGGCGGGAATATTTTGGTAATGCTTTCATTCCGCGTGGAGCGTCGTCTGCATAAACCAAGTAACTATTTTCTGTTGAGTTTAGCGGCTGCAGATCTAATCATCGGTTTATTCTCCATGCCGGTGTATTCACTTTATTTGATAATGGGATATTGGccttttggcagttttgtttgCGACTTGTGGATTTCTATAGACTACGCATGCTCGGAAGTTTCTGTTTTGAATCTTATCATGATAAGTGTGGACCGACTGTGGTCTGTTAAGAGCCCAGCGAAATATCGAAATAAAATGACTCTTCGAAGGGCAACTATTATGATAATCCCAACTTGGATTTTACCTACGCTGTTATATTTTACATCCGTCATTGGATGGCCATATTTTGTGGGTGAAAATAAACGCCCTacaacagaatgttatttacCGTTTCTAATCGAGTCACCGCTTTTCACATGTATATCTACCGTAGTCGTTTATTGGATACCAATAACATTAATGTTCCTAATGTATGCGTATATTTTCAGAATTATAAGAAACTTAGCCAAGAAAAAAGGGAGAGGGTCTAGTGGTGGAGGGAGCGGGGAAGCAAGAAGAGGAGGAAGTGGAAATAGAGGTGGGGAAAATGACTCAATG from Amphiura filiformis chromosome 5, Afil_fr2py, whole genome shotgun sequence includes these protein-coding regions:
- the LOC140152529 gene encoding muscarinic acetylcholine receptor M1-like isoform X1 is translated as MLGTPENEMSWTNGSEDIDFYYQSVTTTNRTLPHTPVALVFICISAFISQVLTIGGNILVMLSFRVERRLHKPSNYFLLSLAAADLIIGLFSMPVYSLYLIMGYWPFGSFVCDLWISIDYACSEVSVLNLIMISVDRLWSVKSPAKYRNKMTLRRATIMIIPTWILPTLLYFTSVIGWPYFVGENKRPTTECYLPFLIESPLFTCISTVVVYWIPITLMFLMYAYIFRIIRNLAKKKGRGSSGGGSGEARRGGSGNRGGENDSMRQRPLRSQRSNEHVYTPANTLEPPPMIGHGRLSDATASTTLSVDTSKLFQKKNNNSSPNNKKEHESEIEPSESTSSSDPSRNKKEESKPKSKNNKRSSMIKYRPGGTRCENRRGRSFRGERQSRSERKATRTLTFILGAFFVTWSPYSTIAIIYGYCPECVPVQLYHFSYYLCYINSTINPLCYAFANELFRSTFHKILTCKACKNM
- the LOC140152529 gene encoding muscarinic acetylcholine receptor M1-like isoform X2, translated to MSWTNGSEDIDFYYQSVTTTNRTLPHTPVALVFICISAFISQVLTIGGNILVMLSFRVERRLHKPSNYFLLSLAAADLIIGLFSMPVYSLYLIMGYWPFGSFVCDLWISIDYACSEVSVLNLIMISVDRLWSVKSPAKYRNKMTLRRATIMIIPTWILPTLLYFTSVIGWPYFVGENKRPTTECYLPFLIESPLFTCISTVVVYWIPITLMFLMYAYIFRIIRNLAKKKGRGSSGGGSGEARRGGSGNRGGENDSMRQRPLRSQRSNEHVYTPANTLEPPPMIGHGRLSDATASTTLSVDTSKLFQKKNNNSSPNNKKEHESEIEPSESTSSSDPSRNKKEESKPKSKNNKRSSMIKYRPGGTRCENRRGRSFRGERQSRSERKATRTLTFILGAFFVTWSPYSTIAIIYGYCPECVPVQLYHFSYYLCYINSTINPLCYAFANELFRSTFHKILTCKACKNM